Proteins encoded together in one Amblyomma americanum isolate KBUSLIRL-KWMA chromosome 1, ASM5285725v1, whole genome shotgun sequence window:
- the LOC144113372 gene encoding uncharacterized protein LOC144113372, whose amino-acid sequence MDMNQQEKAEFTNRGRAYGVDSEVKDLLEKSSDPYLALLTYRDTPGVSGVSPAQLSIGRKLQTRLPRTEHQPLPSHEMFRAQDSATNVQLGKNYTCRHSAGPPSPLKPGDDVWVKDIGCSGQVLSPAQRPRSYVVETPGSILQRNRRHLVRFSTGQNILEQVAASPSKPERSQQSSSCSLPVGP is encoded by the exons GGGCCGAGCGTATGGTGTGGACAGTGAAGTGAAGGACCTGCTTGAGAAAAGCTCCGATCCGTACCTGGCCCTTCTCACTTACCGAGACACACCTGGTGTTTCGGGCGTATCTCCAGCACAATTATCGATAGGACGAAAACTGCAAACACGCCTTCCAAGAACAGAGCACCAAC CATTGCCAAGTCACGAGATGTTCAGGGCACAGGATTCTGCAACCAATGTGCAACTGGGAAAGAACTACACTTGCCGTCACAGTGCAGGCCCTCCGAGTCCTCTGAAACCAGGGGACGACGTATGGGTCAAGGACATTGGTTGTAGCGGTCAGGTCCTCAGCCCTGCTCAGCGACCTCGGTCGTACGTGGTTGAGACTCCTGGCAGCATTCTGCAGAGAAATCGTCGCCATCTGGTGCGTTTCTCAACTGGCCAGAACATCCTAGAACAGGTAGCAGCCTCGCCATCAAAACCTGAAAGGTCGCAACAAAGTTCTTCCTGCTCATTGCCGGTGGGACCTTAG